Proteins encoded in a region of the Suncus etruscus isolate mSunEtr1 chromosome 1, mSunEtr1.pri.cur, whole genome shotgun sequence genome:
- the SPPL2C gene encoding signal peptide peptidase-like 2C: protein MVHQGLVLFFLLFLLLLAHTMARGEYGVVHVVVGTWSKDYCVLFNSSQHTTLPRDLRQAPLLPLYDATTSSWCPGEASTPQAQADSPRPLHGTTAMVMKGNCSFHAKGCLAQDQGAHGLLIVSRASSQQCSKSLLDPQESLKSLDNLNIPVAVLRYADMLDIFSHTHGSVPVRVALYAPPEPILDYNMLVIFILAVGTVAVGGYWAGLTEADRLQQYQAHRGRGDRPPGHSHTKVTTALYGQEGYDEDWLMDFTPAMTGAVVTMSCSIMLLLYFFYDLFVYVMITIFSLGATTSLYNCLSPLVRCLPLRPCQWVLAGQHIRLQLPLLLLASVCIMVTALWVSYRNEDNWAWLLQDTLGVAYCLFVMQRVRLPTLRNLTSFLLALLAFDVFFVFVTPLFTHSGESIMVEVASGPANSLSQERLPMMLKVPRLRFSALTLCDQPFSILGFGDIVVPGFLVAYCHRFDIQIHSRQVYFVACTVAYAVGLLVTFLAMLLMQMGQPALLYLVSSTLLTSLTVAACRQEFTLFWSGQARAKPSDPFPARQHGAPAVNAGQEGAPSQLEDSTEHLSMDADDNPEEDTDEIVTISEDDISCRLSPSDSSEGWSDANIDSEELPQAPARASEDRMPLVPVAMLIPSELGQAHQQSQSRNTSFPWMCFPKRKGLKLKKSRSAQAPL from the coding sequence ATGGTGCACCAAGGCCTCGTCCTCTTCTTCctgctcttccttcttctcctggCCCACACCATGGCCCGGGGGGAGTATGGCGTGGTCCACGTAGTGGTGGGAACATGGAGCAAGGACTACTGTGTCCTCTTTAACTCCAGCCAACATACCACCCTGCCCAGGGACCTGCGCCAGGCCCCACTCCTGCCTCTATACGATGCCACCACCTCTTCCTGGTGTCCGGGGGAAGCCTCCACCCCTCAGGCCCAGGCCGACAGCCCCCGGCCTCTACATGGCACCACCGCCATGGTTATGAAAGGCAACTGCAGCTTCCATGCCAAAGGTTGCCTGGCTCAGGACCAGGGTGCCCATGGGCTGCTCATCGTGAGTCGGGCCAGCAGCCAGCAGTGCTCCAAAAGTCTTCTGGACCCCCAGGAGTCCCTAAAGTCCCTGGACAACCTCAACATCCCCGTGGCCGTGCTGCGCTATGCCGACATGCTGGATATCTTCAGCCACACGCACGGCAGCGTCCCAGTCCGCGTGGCCCTCTACGCACCACCCGAGCCCATCCTCGACTACAACATGTTGGTCATCTTCATCCTGGCCGTGGGCACCGTGGCTGTGGGCGGCTACTGGGCTGGCCTGACCGAAGCAGACCGACTACAACAGTACCAGGCCCACAGAGGTAGAGGGGACAGACCCCCTGGCCACTCCCACACCAAAGTCACAACGGCCCTGTACGGGCAGGAGGGATATGATGAAGATTGGCTTATGGACTTCACGCCAGCCATGACTGGTGCTGTGGTGACCATGTCTTGCTCCATCATGCTGCTGCTTTACTTCTTCTATGATCTTTTCGTCTATGTCATGATCACCATCTTCAGCCTGGGCGCCACCACCAGCCTTTATAACTGCCTGTCACCCCTAGTCCGATGTCTGCCCCTGAGGCCGTGCCAGTGGGTCCTCGCTGGCCAACACATTCGCCTGCAGCtcccgctgctgctgctggccaGTGTCTGCATCATGGTGACCGCCCTCTGGGTCTCCTACCGCAACGAGGACAACTGGGCATGGCTGTTACAAGACACACTGGGAGTGGCTTACTGCCTCTTTGTCATGCAGCGAGTGAGGCTGCCCACGCTCAGGAACTTAACTTCTTTCCTGCTGGCTCTGCTGGCTTTCGACGTCTTCTTTGTCTTTGTCACCCCCCTGTTCACCCATTCGGGTGAGAGCATCATGGTGGAGGTGGCATCGGGCCCAGCCAactccctgagccaggagcggcTGCCCATGATGCTCAAGGTGCCTCGACTCAGGTTCTCTGCCCTCACCTTGTGTGATCAGCCCTTCTCCATTTTGGGCTTCGGGGACATCGTGGTCCCTGGCTTCCTGGTGGCCTACTGTCATCGCTTTGACATTCAAATTCACTCCCGCCAGGTCTACTTTGTGGCCTGCACCGTGGCTTATGCCGTGGGGCTGTTAGTGACTTTTCTGGCCATGCTGCTCATGCAGATGGGCCAGCCTGCCCTGCTCTACCTGGTCTCCAGCACGCTGCTCACCAGCCTGACTGTGGCAGCCTGCCGCCAGGAATTCACCCTCTTCTGGTCGGGCCAGGCCAGAGCCAAGCCATCAGATCCATTCCCAGCCAGGCAACATGGGGCCCCTGCAGTGAATGCTGGGCAGGAGGGTGCACCCAGCCAGCTAGAGGACTCCACTGAGCACTTGTCAATGGATGCAGATGACAATCCGGAGGAGGACACAGACGAGATCGTCACCATCTCTGAGGATGACATCAGCTGTCGCTTGAGCCCCAGTGACAGCTCGGAAGGCTGGAGTGATGCCAATATAGACTCTGAAGAGCTGCCTCAGGCCCCAGCCAGGGCCTCAGAGGACCGGATGCCGCTGGTGCCCGTGGCCATGCTGATACCCTCGGAACTGGGACAAGCCCACCAACAAAGCCAATCCCGCAACACCAGCTTTCCCTGGATGTGCTTCCCAAAGAGAAAGGGCTTAAAATTGAAGAAGAGCAGGTCAGCCCAGGCTCCCCTATGA